From a region of the Nitrospira sp. genome:
- a CDS encoding efflux RND transporter permease subunit — translation MWLTLLALRNRIGILMLSLAMVVLGLTSLQRLPVDLFPQIQVPVAFVGVIYKGAPPLDIEQSVVYPIEKAVSSASNVEHVESFSKQGIGAVQVWFNWGADINVGQMEVMQRITQILNSLPPGILQPFIVKFDVSNIPVSIVSVSSDGLDERALYDLAYNTIAPQIEQIANVAAATVEGGRIRQININLDPALLSARGLSILDVVKSVKASNLILPSGNIKAGNLDYNVFTNNQFRTVEPIQDVIVKVNPQGNPVRVRDVGTVTDSSDIQTNIVHADGARSVFLRVNKQPIANTVEVVDALRAALPKLFGIPEGVRLGISFDQSLYIRQSIHNLIEQALHGSLLAAAVILIFLRNLTSTVIISVAIPLSMLVTFIVLYFTGQTLNVFTLGGLALGIGRLVDDSIVELENIQRHLNTNSSRWNSILDAAREVAMPILASTVTTVVVFLPMFFVVGIARLLLIPLTVTIAIALFTSFLVSRTVTPALCYKFLKPEQEAWRSMPSWFTNLMAWSRNRYESLDRSYEDSLQWVLGHRRIFMVLVLLLFVGSLTLVPLIGTEFLPVSDESQFRIVLRAPVGQRVEKTEQQVSEVERVLQANIPATELEKIVSSTGVLSQGRSSLFNPNTGPHTSSIQVYLVSPDKRNRTQVEIMNDMRPKIVKLFPGVSMYFDPGGLVKRVTSFGSQKAVDVEIYGYDLDNARDVIARVKEIMEQTPGLADIEPSREENYPEVNVTVDREKAALLGISEADVANTVLFSLNGNGQTDPIIYTDPQSGNEYFISAWLAEEHRGSLTDLENVLLTTKVGEPVLLKNVASLKLNAGPVKVDRKYFQRVVHITANPINRPLGDIADELESAFATLQLPAGFSIKLAGQIQQQRETFQGLQFAIILALLLVYMVMAAQFKSLIDPFIIMFSVPMGFPGVILMLFLTDTTLSTTSMMGIIMMFGIVVSNGVLLVDYTNVLRRRGELLHRAVVTAARTRLRPILMTSLATVFGLLPMAIGLGTGGETNAPLARAVVGGLSVSTLLTLFLVPTMYAILEERFPRRLDSEMRDH, via the coding sequence ATGTGGCTGACCTTACTCGCATTGCGCAATCGCATCGGCATTCTGATGCTCTCGCTCGCGATGGTGGTATTGGGGCTGACCTCTCTGCAGCGCTTGCCAGTCGATCTCTTTCCGCAAATCCAGGTTCCCGTGGCCTTCGTTGGTGTTATTTACAAAGGAGCGCCTCCTCTCGACATTGAGCAGAGCGTCGTCTATCCGATCGAGAAGGCCGTCAGTTCCGCGTCCAATGTCGAACATGTCGAATCGTTCAGCAAACAGGGCATTGGAGCCGTGCAGGTCTGGTTCAACTGGGGAGCCGACATCAATGTCGGTCAAATGGAGGTGATGCAGCGCATCACCCAGATTTTGAACAGTCTCCCACCAGGCATTCTGCAGCCCTTTATCGTGAAGTTCGACGTCTCCAATATACCGGTTTCGATCGTTTCGGTATCGAGCGATGGGCTGGACGAGCGGGCGCTTTATGATCTCGCCTACAACACGATCGCCCCGCAGATTGAGCAGATCGCCAATGTTGCGGCGGCAACCGTTGAAGGAGGTAGGATCCGTCAGATCAATATAAACCTTGATCCGGCGCTCCTCAGTGCCCGTGGGCTCTCCATTCTCGACGTCGTGAAATCCGTCAAAGCCTCCAATTTGATTCTGCCTTCCGGCAATATCAAAGCCGGCAACCTTGACTACAATGTGTTTACGAACAATCAGTTTCGAACGGTGGAGCCGATCCAAGACGTGATCGTGAAGGTAAATCCGCAAGGCAACCCAGTCCGCGTTCGTGACGTCGGGACCGTAACCGACTCGTCTGATATCCAAACGAACATTGTTCACGCCGACGGAGCTAGATCTGTGTTTCTTCGTGTGAACAAGCAGCCAATCGCCAACACCGTCGAGGTTGTAGATGCCCTACGTGCAGCTCTTCCCAAGCTGTTTGGTATCCCAGAGGGAGTAAGACTCGGCATTTCGTTCGATCAGTCGCTCTATATCCGGCAATCCATCCACAATCTGATTGAGCAGGCCCTTCACGGCTCGCTATTGGCCGCGGCCGTAATTCTCATCTTCTTGCGCAACCTCACGAGCACCGTGATTATTTCGGTGGCCATTCCGCTCTCCATGCTCGTGACGTTTATCGTCCTCTATTTTACCGGTCAGACCCTTAACGTGTTCACGCTTGGTGGGCTCGCACTCGGGATTGGGCGACTGGTCGATGACTCAATCGTGGAGCTGGAGAACATTCAGCGCCATCTGAATACCAATTCCAGCCGATGGAATAGTATTCTCGATGCCGCCCGGGAAGTAGCGATGCCGATCCTTGCATCGACCGTCACGACGGTGGTGGTTTTCCTCCCGATGTTCTTCGTCGTCGGGATCGCCCGTCTGTTGTTGATACCATTGACCGTGACGATCGCGATTGCGCTTTTCACTTCTTTCTTAGTCTCTCGCACGGTCACACCGGCGCTTTGCTACAAATTCCTCAAACCTGAACAAGAGGCCTGGCGGTCAATGCCGAGCTGGTTCACCAACCTGATGGCGTGGAGCCGCAACCGGTATGAATCTCTCGATAGAAGTTATGAAGACTCTTTACAGTGGGTCCTGGGACATCGCCGGATCTTTATGGTCTTGGTGCTGCTGCTCTTTGTTGGATCGCTCACGTTGGTTCCTCTGATCGGAACGGAATTTTTACCGGTTTCTGATGAGAGCCAGTTTCGCATCGTCCTACGAGCGCCGGTCGGTCAACGGGTTGAAAAGACCGAGCAGCAGGTCTCAGAGGTCGAACGGGTGCTCCAAGCCAATATTCCCGCGACCGAATTGGAGAAGATCGTTTCCAGTACAGGCGTCTTGTCGCAAGGCCGTTCCTCGCTCTTTAACCCCAATACAGGCCCCCATACGTCTTCGATTCAAGTGTACTTGGTCTCACCGGACAAACGGAACAGAACTCAAGTCGAGATCATGAACGACATGCGTCCTAAGATCGTCAAACTGTTTCCCGGGGTCTCGATGTACTTCGATCCCGGTGGTCTTGTCAAACGCGTCACAAGCTTTGGCTCTCAAAAGGCTGTTGATGTGGAAATCTATGGCTATGACCTCGACAACGCGAGAGATGTCATCGCTCGTGTCAAGGAGATCATGGAGCAAACTCCCGGCCTGGCGGATATTGAGCCGAGTCGGGAAGAAAACTATCCAGAGGTCAACGTCACGGTCGATCGAGAGAAGGCGGCGCTGCTCGGCATCAGTGAAGCCGACGTGGCCAATACAGTCCTGTTTTCCCTGAACGGAAACGGCCAAACCGACCCCATCATTTACACGGATCCGCAAAGCGGTAACGAATACTTCATCAGCGCCTGGCTCGCTGAGGAGCACCGAGGGAGTCTCACCGATCTGGAGAATGTTCTCCTCACCACCAAAGTCGGCGAGCCTGTCTTACTGAAGAATGTGGCTTCCCTCAAATTGAACGCAGGCCCCGTGAAAGTCGATCGGAAGTATTTTCAGCGCGTGGTCCATATTACGGCCAATCCTATCAATCGACCTCTCGGTGATATCGCGGATGAGCTTGAATCCGCATTCGCGACACTCCAGCTGCCGGCCGGCTTCAGTATCAAGCTGGCAGGACAGATTCAGCAACAGCGCGAGACGTTCCAAGGATTGCAGTTTGCGATCATCCTGGCGCTTCTGTTGGTCTACATGGTCATGGCCGCACAATTTAAATCGCTTATCGACCCATTCATCATCATGTTTTCAGTGCCGATGGGTTTTCCCGGTGTCATTTTGATGTTGTTCCTGACAGATACGACGCTGTCCACCACATCGATGATGGGCATCATCATGATGTTTGGGATTGTCGTTTCCAACGGTGTCCTGTTGGTCGATTACACCAACGTGCTACGGCGCAGGGGGGAATTACTTCACCGAGCAGTCGTGACCGCCGCGCGAACGAGACTGCGCCCGATTCTCATGACCTCACTGGCTACGGTCTTCGGCCTTCTTCCCATGGCGATCGGCCTTGGAACAGGCGGCGAAACCAACGCTCCCCTGGCACGGGCGGTCGTCGGAGGGTTGAGCGTCTCAACACTCCTCACGCTATTTCTCGTTCCAACGATGTACGCGATCTTAGAAGAACGGTTCCCGAGGAGACTCGATTCGGAAATGCGAGATCACTAG
- a CDS encoding PilZ domain-containing protein, whose amino-acid sequence MGFKRKHSRLEVGRVGRLQRGSLSAPCKVLDVSESGVRLESRLFVKNGDVLQLGIDLEHGRSLTCELEVIHVRKPKLGAKIVAISPTDRERLTHILDEQVQSNFSRG is encoded by the coding sequence ATGGGTTTCAAGCGTAAGCACTCGCGCCTCGAGGTCGGCCGTGTCGGTCGGTTGCAGCGCGGATCGCTCTCGGCTCCGTGCAAGGTGCTCGACGTCAGCGAGTCCGGCGTCCGTCTAGAAAGCCGTCTGTTCGTGAAGAACGGCGATGTGCTTCAACTGGGGATAGATCTTGAGCATGGGAGGTCCTTGACCTGCGAATTGGAAGTCATTCACGTGCGTAAACCTAAATTAGGCGCAAAAATTGTTGCAATCAGCCCTACGGATCGAGAACGATTGACCCATATTCTCGACGAGCAGGTCCAGAGCAATTTTTCTCGCGGCTAG
- a CDS encoding DUF2914 domain-containing protein gives MSPLAKIQSTLAKPFMPAVFFLSGVIYDTLTLTRIDRLLDNLVLMLYLALLGALIVLTGRLGIEPPPDRAQLASCSPFMRWVLESRPYYPMASQFLLGGLFSAYTIFYSRSATFTGTAVFFALLIMLLVANEFLRDRLSNLRLLISLYAVVCFAFFTFFFPVMTGYMNAAVFVMGAIVSVAVILRVTQLIYRNNQHRSRGEAIGVTVPAAALIGMLVGFYFLNWIPPVPLSLKFGGIYHDVKRAGDQFELAFEKQWYEFWKRSDTIYPANLPIYCFTAVFAPVDLNTTIYHHWYFRQNSERPFVHADRIPIKISGGREGGYRAYSFKQRLDPGDWRVDVESQDGRIIGRVSVEVVGPAETIPTLTSISY, from the coding sequence ATGAGTCCGCTCGCGAAGATCCAATCCACGCTTGCGAAACCGTTCATGCCGGCCGTGTTCTTTCTTTCTGGTGTGATCTACGACACGCTCACTCTCACACGCATCGATCGGCTTCTGGATAATCTCGTGCTGATGCTGTATCTGGCGTTACTGGGTGCCTTGATCGTACTGACGGGACGATTGGGAATTGAGCCCCCACCTGATCGGGCCCAGCTCGCATCATGTTCTCCCTTCATGCGTTGGGTATTGGAGAGCCGTCCCTACTATCCCATGGCAAGTCAGTTCTTGTTGGGTGGCCTCTTCAGTGCTTACACGATCTTCTACTCGCGAAGCGCCACGTTCACCGGCACGGCAGTCTTCTTTGCCTTGCTTATCATGCTCCTGGTAGCCAACGAGTTTTTGCGCGACCGACTCTCAAATCTTCGGCTGCTGATCAGCCTCTATGCAGTGGTCTGTTTTGCGTTCTTCACGTTCTTTTTTCCCGTGATGACCGGCTACATGAATGCTGCTGTTTTTGTGATGGGAGCGATCGTAAGCGTCGCGGTCATCTTGCGGGTGACTCAGCTGATCTATCGTAATAATCAGCACCGGTCGCGAGGCGAAGCAATCGGTGTGACCGTTCCCGCCGCAGCACTGATCGGCATGCTGGTCGGGTTCTATTTTCTGAATTGGATCCCGCCTGTGCCTCTGTCGCTCAAATTTGGTGGAATCTATCATGACGTCAAGCGAGCCGGAGACCAGTTCGAACTGGCGTTTGAGAAACAGTGGTATGAGTTTTGGAAACGTTCGGATACGATCTATCCCGCAAACCTGCCGATCTATTGCTTCACCGCCGTCTTTGCGCCGGTCGATCTCAATACGACCATTTACCACCATTGGTACTTCCGCCAGAACAGCGAGCGACCGTTCGTGCATGCGGATAGAATTCCCATCAAGATCTCCGGGGGGCGCGAAGGCGGCTATCGAGCCTATAGCTTCAAGCAGCGCCTTGACCCAGGCGATTGGCGGGTCGATGTCGAATCCCAAGACGGGCGTATTATCGGGCGAGTCTCGGTAGAGGTGGTGGGCCCAGCTGAGACAATACCGACGCTGACGAGTATCTCCTATTGA
- a CDS encoding FAD-binding oxidoreductase, which translates to MGLFLSKVSRVRDLTQDVRELELTLCEPKEIIFKAGQFISFDVPKEGYPYPATRPYSIASPPLISDRVLLLFNLVPGGPGSTYLFSLHEGDTVSFKGPAGSFYLREDPTKRLLLVATGTGIAPFRSMLLTQLEGSSTQPVTLIWGLRYEHDLYYQDELQALAERHPQFSFVITLSRPGPTWTGAKGRVNGFIREQVTSVRDSAVYLCGNNDMIKEVTATIQAKGLCPIHREKYYERRSFSTATRFRRETIDAVSEVPVHAWWCAERCILGTCNG; encoded by the coding sequence ATGGGACTCTTTCTGTCCAAGGTGAGTCGGGTCAGGGATTTGACACAGGATGTCCGCGAACTAGAGCTCACGCTCTGCGAACCCAAAGAGATCATCTTTAAGGCAGGGCAATTTATCTCGTTTGACGTGCCAAAGGAAGGATATCCGTACCCGGCCACAAGGCCCTATTCCATTGCCTCACCTCCCTTGATCTCGGATCGGGTGCTGCTGCTCTTCAACCTGGTACCGGGAGGGCCTGGGTCGACTTATCTCTTCAGCCTTCATGAGGGCGACACAGTGAGTTTTAAGGGCCCGGCTGGTTCTTTTTATTTACGAGAGGATCCGACCAAACGGCTCCTCTTGGTGGCAACCGGGACGGGAATCGCCCCGTTTCGGTCCATGCTTTTGACGCAGCTCGAAGGAAGTAGCACTCAACCGGTAACGCTTATTTGGGGCCTGAGGTATGAGCACGACTTGTATTACCAAGATGAGCTCCAGGCCTTGGCGGAGCGTCACCCGCAGTTTTCCTTTGTGATCACCCTGTCTCGGCCTGGACCTACCTGGACCGGAGCCAAAGGGCGAGTGAACGGTTTCATCCGTGAACAGGTTACGTCGGTTCGAGATTCAGCCGTCTATCTGTGCGGCAACAATGACATGATCAAAGAGGTAACGGCAACCATCCAAGCCAAAGGGCTCTGTCCCATCCATCGGGAGAAGTATTATGAGCGTCGGAGTTTCAGCACCGCTACCAGGTTCAGAAGAGAGACTATCGACGCGGTGTCCGAAGTTCCGGTCCACGCCTGGTGGTGTGCTGAAAGATGCATTTTGGGCACGTGTAATGGATGA
- a CDS encoding DUF1499 domain-containing protein: MSQRTLSPCPSSPNCVSTQATDEGHTIAPFLYTKARAEAKEALKTVLTTLPRTKLVDEDESYLHYEFTSLLLRFVDDVEFLFDETTKTIHFRSASRLGHSDLGVNRRRMEQVRALLGGKL, translated from the coding sequence ATGAGTCAGCGTACACTTTCCCCTTGCCCGTCCAGTCCTAATTGCGTCTCGACGCAGGCCACTGATGAGGGCCACACCATCGCGCCGTTCCTGTACACGAAGGCTCGCGCGGAAGCGAAAGAGGCGTTGAAAACGGTGCTCACAACATTGCCTCGGACCAAGCTCGTCGATGAGGACGAGTCCTATCTCCATTACGAGTTCACCAGCCTGCTGCTCCGCTTCGTCGATGACGTGGAGTTCCTCTTCGATGAGACCACGAAGACCATTCACTTTCGTTCTGCTTCCCGCCTAGGCCACAGCGATCTTGGTGTTAACCGCAGACGTATGGAACAGGTGCGTGCCTTGCTCGGTGGAAAGCTGTAG
- a CDS encoding IS5 family transposase (programmed frameshift), translated as MRRYGLRDDQWEKIEHLLPGREETVGVTAKDNRLFVEAVLYRYRAGIPWRDLPERFGDFRVIHTRHTRWSRRGVWKRVFERLADDPDNEYAMIDSTIVRAHQHSAGAKGGTAQEAIGRSKGGLTTKIHATCDALGNPTGFHLTPGQAHDLEGADVLLPGIDADTIIADKAFDADERVIQPLQRAGKVVVIPPKANRTTPREYDQDLYRARHLIENFFARLKQFRAIATRYDKRAANFLGAIYLAASMTWLN; from the exons GTGAGACGGTATGGATTGCGTGATGACCAATGGGAGAAGATCGAGCATCTGCTGCCTGGTCGTGAAGAGACGGTGGGCGTGACGGCGAAGGACAACCGGCTGTTTGTGGAAGCGGTGTTGTACCGGTATCGCGCGGGGATCCCGTGGCGGGATCTGCCGGAGCGGTTCGGAGATTTCCGAGTGATCCACACACGCCATACGCGCTGGAGTCGACGCGGCGTCTGGAAGCGGGTGTTTGAACGTCTTGCTGACGATCCTGACAACGAATACGCGATGATCGATTCCACCATCGTTCGTGCCCACCAGCACAGCGCTGGTGCAAAAGGGGGCACC GCGCAGGAAGCCATCGGACGCAGCAAGGGTGGCCTGACCACCAAAATCCACGCCACCTGTGATGCGTTGGGTAACCCAACGGGGTTTCATCTCACCCCAGGGCAGGCGCATGACCTGGAGGGCGCCGATGTCTTGCTACCCGGCATTGACGCGGATACCATCATTGCCGATAAGGCCTTTGATGCCGATGAACGGGTGATCCAGCCGCTGCAACGAGCGGGCAAGGTCGTGGTCATTCCCCCCAAAGCCAACAGAACCACCCCCCGCGAATACGATCAAGACCTCTACCGAGCCCGGCATCTGATTGAGAACTTCTTCGCCAGACTCAAGCAATTCCGCGCCATCGCCACCCGCTACGACAAACGCGCCGCCAATTTCCTCGGTGCCATCTATCTCGCTGCTTCAATGACATGGCTTAATTGA
- a CDS encoding PilZ domain-containing protein yields the protein MKQMKHLERSRTPCSAHSIERRRMRRTCVSFGLMYSGINGDDVLIGDGSAVDLSEGGLGIRGNCPVNIGMELTLFLYLLDEDEPLFVSEATVAWTAGSLFGVEVKEVSLRDGDRMLSFLRAHSVGQA from the coding sequence ATGAAGCAGATGAAGCACTTAGAACGATCAAGAACGCCTTGCTCAGCCCATTCGATTGAGCGCCGCAGGATGAGAAGGACCTGTGTCTCTTTTGGCCTTATGTACTCAGGAATCAATGGGGACGACGTTCTCATTGGAGACGGTAGTGCTGTTGACCTATCCGAAGGTGGGTTGGGCATTCGTGGAAATTGTCCTGTCAATATTGGTATGGAGTTGACCTTGTTTCTATATCTGCTGGACGAAGATGAACCCCTGTTCGTTTCGGAAGCGACGGTCGCCTGGACGGCGGGATCTCTATTTGGTGTAGAGGTGAAGGAAGTAAGTCTTCGTGATGGTGATCGAATGCTGTCGTTTCTCCGCGCTCATTCGGTTGGTCAAGCCTAG
- a CDS encoding efflux RND transporter periplasmic adaptor subunit — MRPLVRHPFLTLGIVIFLAVTVLVVFRLSTGAKADTKKSRLITVGVVSPLRQDLDIRLAYTADISPNQVVNIFSRVDGYIAKLHVDKGDFVRTNQLLLEIDHTDYQHAVNQAKANLLSAKAKVSQQDAAVRSAKLTFDRVQILIKDQFVSQQDLDNAQVNLDAARAAHEALQAQVNQMEVALAQAETSLAYSYIRAPFPGYIAERNLDIGAYVTGATASTSTMSRGIMSLHDINTVRVLIEVVERDIPMVKIGQKVELRAEAYPDQVFEGTVTRIVQALNRSTRTMTVEIDLPNRDRRLKGGMFARVEVMVTTHHQALQIPIDAVSRLEDTQYVYIVREGKTQRVSVEIGAHNSNRVEILKGLTGDEQVVVSGKDLVQDGTPVQTQPLMKP, encoded by the coding sequence TTGAGACCACTCGTCCGACATCCGTTTCTGACGCTTGGGATCGTCATCTTTCTTGCGGTCACGGTTCTCGTAGTCTTTCGCTTGAGCACGGGTGCCAAAGCCGATACAAAGAAGTCTCGGCTCATTACGGTAGGCGTCGTGTCCCCGCTACGACAGGATCTCGATATTCGGCTAGCTTACACCGCGGACATCTCACCCAATCAGGTCGTGAATATCTTCTCACGGGTCGACGGATACATCGCCAAACTGCATGTCGATAAGGGTGATTTTGTTAGGACAAACCAGTTACTCCTGGAAATCGATCATACCGATTATCAACATGCCGTTAATCAGGCAAAAGCCAACCTTTTATCCGCCAAGGCGAAGGTCTCACAACAGGATGCTGCGGTCCGCAGCGCCAAGCTTACGTTCGATCGTGTGCAGATTCTCATCAAGGACCAATTTGTCTCACAGCAAGATCTGGATAATGCGCAGGTCAACTTGGACGCTGCCAGAGCAGCACACGAAGCCCTGCAGGCACAGGTCAACCAAATGGAGGTGGCTCTGGCCCAGGCTGAGACTAGCTTGGCCTACTCTTACATCCGAGCCCCGTTTCCCGGCTATATCGCAGAACGAAATTTAGACATCGGAGCTTACGTAACCGGTGCAACTGCAAGCACCTCGACGATGTCGCGAGGCATCATGAGCCTGCACGACATCAATACGGTCCGTGTGTTGATCGAAGTCGTCGAGCGCGACATCCCGATGGTGAAGATTGGCCAAAAGGTTGAGCTCCGTGCCGAAGCGTATCCGGACCAGGTGTTCGAAGGAACCGTCACGCGTATCGTCCAGGCCTTGAATCGCTCGACACGTACGATGACAGTGGAAATCGACTTACCTAATAGAGACCGCCGATTAAAAGGCGGAATGTTTGCCCGAGTCGAGGTCATGGTGACAACCCATCACCAAGCGTTACAGATTCCCATTGATGCCGTCAGTCGACTAGAAGATACGCAATATGTCTATATTGTCCGAGAGGGGAAAACCCAGCGGGTGAGTGTCGAGATCGGTGCCCATAACAGCAATCGAGTCGAAATTCTCAAGGGCTTAACCGGGGATGAGCAGGTCGTCGTCTCCGGAAAAGATTTGGTGCAGGATGGGACACCCGTACAGACCCAACCGCTTATGAAGCCATGA
- a CDS encoding TetR/AcrR family transcriptional regulator, translating to MISAATSLFAANGFTGTTTKQIAKAAGVSEALLFKHFLTKRALCTVILAEKAQYSELREAVEAATDKRDDERLFTLLASYRMKKGADPTMLRLLLFSALEGHELSTMFFQQQYRVFHDLLAGYIRRRIEEGAFRPVDPMLAAKAFFGIILHHRLLHDIFGLPMRLSHESSVVEYVSLFLGGLVRHSPDS from the coding sequence TTGATCAGCGCTGCGACATCATTGTTTGCCGCAAACGGCTTTACCGGAACGACCACTAAGCAAATCGCCAAGGCTGCCGGTGTCAGCGAAGCACTACTCTTCAAGCACTTTCTGACCAAGCGTGCGCTATGCACGGTAATTCTTGCAGAAAAGGCTCAATACTCCGAGTTGCGAGAAGCCGTCGAAGCCGCAACCGACAAACGAGATGATGAAAGGCTCTTTACATTGCTCGCCAGCTATCGGATGAAAAAGGGTGCAGATCCGACGATGCTTCGCCTACTCCTGTTCAGTGCCTTGGAAGGGCATGAGCTGTCCACCATGTTTTTTCAGCAGCAGTATCGAGTCTTTCACGATCTTCTTGCCGGCTACATTCGTCGACGCATCGAAGAGGGCGCTTTTCGTCCGGTCGATCCAATGCTTGCCGCCAAAGCGTTCTTCGGTATTATTCTCCACCATCGGCTCCTGCACGATATTTTCGGGCTACCAATGCGCCTATCCCATGAATCATCGGTGGTCGAATATGTTTCCCTTTTCCTCGGCGGACTCGTCCGGCATTCGCCGGACTCTTAG
- a CDS encoding SCP2 sterol-binding domain-containing protein, whose protein sequence is MKTTTVKEVLDSLPSKLDKDAAEDLDAVYQFDLRGNQGGQYHLLVHNGTCVVKDGTHTDPHVILSMTGEDCIGILNGRLSGMTMAIAGRLQVTGDIGLAMQLKSLFPNVVED, encoded by the coding sequence ATGAAAACTACGACAGTCAAAGAAGTGCTCGACTCACTCCCATCAAAACTCGATAAAGATGCAGCTGAGGACCTTGATGCCGTCTACCAGTTCGACCTTCGAGGAAATCAAGGCGGCCAGTACCATCTGCTGGTGCACAATGGGACCTGCGTCGTGAAGGATGGAACCCATACTGATCCACACGTGATCTTATCGATGACCGGAGAAGACTGCATCGGGATCCTAAATGGACGGCTGAGCGGGATGACGATGGCGATAGCGGGGCGTTTGCAAGTCACTGGGGATATCGGGCTGGCTATGCAGTTGAAATCCTTGTTCCCGAACGTTGTTGAGGATTAA
- a CDS encoding S-adenosylmethionine decarboxylase, translating to MSTSASSESTILPSNAPAAAPHPVKDMVGSGKAWGLCTAVDLHDCNPDLIRDANHIKRYVVELCELIGMKRYGKCQVVNFGEGRVAGYSMVQLISTSLISGHFANETNHAYLDIFSCKGYDPAVVESFSKEFFGARRSVATATLRY from the coding sequence ATGAGTACCTCGGCCAGTTCCGAGTCCACGATCTTACCATCCAACGCCCCTGCGGCTGCTCCTCATCCTGTCAAAGACATGGTGGGAAGCGGCAAGGCATGGGGGCTCTGCACCGCTGTTGATCTCCACGATTGCAATCCCGATCTTATACGTGATGCGAATCATATCAAGCGCTATGTGGTTGAGCTCTGTGAGCTCATCGGCATGAAGCGCTACGGTAAATGCCAGGTCGTCAATTTCGGCGAAGGCCGTGTCGCCGGCTACTCCATGGTGCAGCTGATCTCAACCTCATTGATCAGCGGCCATTTTGCCAATGAAACCAATCACGCCTACCTCGACATTTTCAGCTGCAAGGGATATGATCCCGCCGTCGTTGAGTCGTTTTCGAAGGAGTTTTTCGGCGCTCGGCGGAGTGTTGCGACCGCCACACTCCGGTACTGA